The Paramisgurnus dabryanus chromosome 17, PD_genome_1.1, whole genome shotgun sequence genome includes the window ATAGATTCATTCTTTTGTTTAATGGGGTAAGAAACTTGACTGCTTGAAAATAAAGGACTTAGAATAAAATGAGAAATGATGTATGATATGACCCTTTTATAAATGCTTTTGCTGTTCTTTTCCACTGCTATATATTATTTCCTTTCAGAGGCAAAGGTGAGCCAGTCACAGAGCTGAGCTGGCCATCTTGTCGTCAACTTTTGTATCAGTCAGTTGCCACAGTTCTTGCTCATGTTGGCTTTGAGTCAGCAAATGAGAGCGTGCTGGAGACTTTGACTGACCTGGTCCATGAGCACTATCAACGACTTACCAAGCTGCTGCGTGTGGCTGTGGATAGGGAGGCCTGCCAGGGCTCTACACCTTTCCCTGATGTGGTTGAACAGGTCTTCCATGAGGTGGGCATTGGTAGTGTATTGGCACTCAGGCGCTTCTGGCAGGTTCGAATCAAAGATTACCACAGCTACATGGTGCAGGTAAGACACTTCCAATGTTATTCCAGGCTTAATACTTACAGTTAGTGATGCAATGATACCACTTTTTCCATTACCAATTCGATTTTGATACCAAAAATCTGAGTATTGGCCAATACCAATCTAGATCCGATACTGCTGtatcattcaaaatgttttacaAGTTCAAAGAATGTCACTGTTCTTAATGAATGATTAATTATGGCAGTGTTTAATATGACATATTATGGGTTGagcaaataaatacattttccttaaaggcgctctaagcgaatctgtgtgacgttACTTTTTGTTGCTGTTTGaaatgttttcaaacaaacggagcgtatctaactcctccccctcccttccgtgctttcatgaacacgcccaacccccacccccaaatccttcttgttgtttattggctggaacactttgttatcgtttgtggtgctaggtttggccactttgtttttattgtagttTGGAGCCTGgactgtctacagagatcgcgttttttttacagtttgatcagcggacaggcagcaagcagatagtgaggagatgtttgctgtatgtaacaaaaaatgttttatggtctaaagcgagtgaattcgcttagagcacctttaagtcaGTCGTTTGTATATGTtttaaaatttataaaataaagaattAATTATACAACGATGGAGGATGAACTACGGCATTATCACTGGACACACTGCACAGGTGTCCAGTGATAATGCCATTTCCAAATGCCATTCCCTGTTGTCCATACAAGTGAAGATAACTCCATATCTTTTGATGTGGCTACGGCCTGCCTTCACCTCAAAAGGAccaaaataatcaacaccctcATTTGAAAATGGTTGGAGATCGAGTTGGAGTCTTTCCTTCAGCAAATCAGCCATCTTTTGTTCACCGAAATTTCCCCTATAGCGTCTACAAATAACACATGAAGAAATGATCTTTCTGGCTGCAGAATTAGCACTGGTGATCCAATACTGTTGGCGAAGTCTTGAAAGCAGATTATCTCTTCCACATTGTCCCAATTTCTCATGGGTGTTTTATGCCATCAGGCATTACTGCTTTACTGAGTCATCCTCCCACTCTCAAAAGCCCATTTTTCAGCAGGATCAGGTTTGTAAATCTGACTGCTTTTCTTAATCCCAGAAGTTCCACTTTCAAAACAGTTATTTCATTGCTGAAATTTTCCATTTGACAATACTGAACAATGGCACTTTCAGCAGTGTTAATATCTTCCAATGACAAAGTCTGACCACCCAATGTGGCTTTGAAGCCTTGCATCTCCTTTTCCACTTTGTTCTTCTGTTCAGATATGTTAAGTCCACTACCAGACACACACACTTGTATTTCCTGTCTTTTCTGACACAACAACTGCAACACCTTTTTCCACCGATGAAACCAAGCAAGCACCTGAGGTCTTCAACCTTTTCCATGACAAGAAGTTTGTAATCAGCTGGGTTGTTGCATTCTGTGACTCTTCGATGATTACAGTATTCACAATAGCCTGTCCTTTGACCTCAGGGTCATCACAGCTAAAAGAAGTAGTTTCCACAATATTTATAGGCCAGTCACCTTCATTCTTGAAAAGGAAGTCTGGGCTGTGGATCCATCTGCAACATGTAAGGAGTTCCTTATCTTTCAAACCCTGAGAGGCCTTGTCTGCTGGATTCTGGTTTGTGTCAACATACCTCCATTGGGAGACAACAGTGGCTTCTCTGATAATGGAGATCCTGATATAAAGCTGATGTCCTGCGTAGCATTCCAACAGACATGTAAAAACAAAGCAAAGGCTTCCAAAGCTTCAATGTCTTCTGATTTTACTGATGGCCATCCAAGAGCTTTTTCCATGTATGCAGTGGctattttttgttcatttccAAAACATTCTTGTAAGAGGTTCTTTGCTTTTTGATATCCTCTGTCTGGTGGCATGTGTTGACAGCTCTTTACCAGCTCCCTTGGTTGTCCTTTGGTATACTGCTCCAAAACGTATAAACAGTCTATGCTGCCAGCAGCCTTTTCTTACACTTCAAGTTTGACTGCTCTGATAAATGTGCTGCAATTAAGAGGATCTCCATCAAAACACGGTATATCCCTTGGAGGGCCCTTGTACATCTTTTTAACGCTATACATTGCATCCCAGAAAACAATGCACAATGGGCAAGTaggtaaatatcagtggactGTGGGTAAAAGTAACCCCACATTGTAGACAAATGGGGGTGCTAGTGAGCCACTGAAGAGACGCCtttgtctgacctttttgtccACACTTAACAGCCAACAACTGTGAGTCAAATCTCAAggtaatctaagcacgccaagagccttaaatatgcctgaaataaaagtaaactttGTTTGCATGTATGTAAACCTTTACCTTTCATTGTGTTATTCTATATTTTTgataagtttactattatttaaaaaaatgtctagtAACTTCCACATTTTGTTGTTTTGGAATTAATTGGCTAGTATGTTTGGATCCTGTAGGTCAGTAAGGAGCTCTCAGAAGAGTATGAAAGGCTGGTAAATCCAGAAAGGGCTCTGGAGGAATCCAAACCCCTGAAAGTTAAAGAGGAGCCGGTGAGTGACATCACATTCCCTCTGAGTGAGGAACTGGAAGTGGACCTGGCTTCAGGTGACCAGACACTGCCCACTGGTGTCATAGGTACCTCCAGTGAGAGATTGTCTGGAGGATTGGATGAAGGTCAGTCACctcatatttacattaaaatttAGAATAAATGTGTAATTCTGGAACATTAACATTCttgaaaaatgtaaattatgtgAAGGTGTTTAAATGAAATCGATTGATGTACTAATTCAATTTTCCAATATATACAACACCTTGTATAACACTTTTGTAGCATTATAATTTTCCTTTGCAGTCTCCCTAAGTGTTAAGGCCATATTTTAACAATCAAAGTGCATGGTCTAAAGCGAAGGATGTAAGTTCACTTAGGGCGGGTCCAAATCCAcctttgtaaaaaaattgtgttgtgttttatttttttctaaaggGTTATTTTCTGTTCTTACTAGGGATGTCAATTTGTGCAGTTGCCCATATTTGATCGTTTAAATTAACGATCGATCAATCAAATAATTGTTCACTGTAATAGTTCAATAAGCCTTTACTGCAGTGACATACAGCCAGTGGCAATGAAAACGCCACCTTCCTTAcgcaaatttaagaaaaaaattgtctaaataacatgctagtgggattCTAATATAAGTGTTTAGTTGGTGTTTTcataaaatcatcaatttaaacttCTCTTAGGGCTGGGCAATATGGCAGAAAAATTTATCACAAATTTTTTTCCGTAGTAGCCAATATCAATAACTATCGTGATAAATGAAAAATTGTAAAACTAGCGGTGCCCCGGATCACATtacggtttttgaggcacgAACCGAagcatttttcggatcagcaaaaaaaaattgtggaaAAAACTTAAAGAaagaacaaattaagaaattacTAGCATTTATAAataagaacaaagttgcacattaagtaaggtctaaaattagcattaggtacagaaatcgaataaaataaataataacccTGTCTTCGTTGTAtcaattaaatttaattattattattattttttagatcTTGTTTTATAAAGGAGTCCTTGTAAACGTTGCTAGTTTAAAATTCGTTGATAATATGCTGCTGAAATGATGGGTATGGTAAATTACCTTTTAGACTAGCATTAATTCTTTCTAATATAGGAGCACACAACATTTTTTATGCCACTGGCTAAACTGTCCCTATTAAAGTCACACTTGCCTGACCACAGTGACAGTGCTCATGTACCGCATTGAGTCTGTATTACAATAAAAAGTACTGCTACTATACTATCAATCATATAAATCCATCTattatacagtatttttttaaggGAATAGCAGCAAGGATTGTTGAAGCCTGAATAACATGTTTGTTGATTGTTTTCACCAGAGACAGCAGGGAACAGCTCTCCCCTGTGGCATCTAACCCATGTGAAGATGGAACCCCAGGACAGCGAAGAGGGCCAGGTTTCAGGTCATGGTGTTCTGGCAGGTGACGTTTTTGAAGAAGGCCCCATGTCCGCTATGACTGAGGCTGGCATCCCTCCATCTCCTGGTGGCTCAGAAGGCAGTTATGTGTCCCATTCACCTGACTCGCTCATGGGCACGTCACCTTTTACCCAGCGCCCTAAGAAACGAATGAGAAAAGTATAACACAGTTTTGTCATCCAaatgagagagacagaaagcactttcattcttattttgataaacaGTACTGTTGAAACTAGATGTCATGGCTTTAATGGTATATTTTAGTGGAATTAAACAAAAGAGGTCCATATTGTGTGCGTTTGAATTGCTTCTCTCAGCAAATAGCGTCTGGTCACTGTTTTACCCAATTATTGAGGTGGACAATTACGTGTTTTCCATGATAAAATTAGCATATGTTTTTTGTATAAAACAATGCAGGGAGCACAACATGGGAAGTAATTATAGCATGATGTCTGCTTTAAAACACACAGGGACATCAATCAAGGAAAATTGGCAAATTAATTTCACCATGCATAAATCTACATGTTAAATAAGCAGGCCATTTCATTCCTGCTCACATTCCCAGGTGTCTCAGAGGAGGTATTATCTCTTATTCACCTTCACCAAAAACAGATTTGCTAAACACACTGGTTGACAATAAATGTAGCTTTTCAGGTATCCAAACATTATTGCTCTCAATCAAGACGAAGAGACACTgtctatgtttacatgcacaaaactTTGTCAATCCGATTGAATTGAATACGATTGAAGGTTacgacaatacagtttacatgcaccctaaagattgcaatctgattaaaatgttcgtTTATATGTACATTCTGTAGAATCCGAACCGAACGTCTGtgcaagcgcacagccagggttgccagattcgcgTATCAGAACCATCCCAAATGtataaaactagcccaaaagcatcccaatggcTATTCACACTTCACAGCCCATATACCATataccaataactaatgaacgaaatacttttatctttaacctgcagaaaaaaacaacaactggtGGAAACAAAATCTAAACTCGAAAAAAAGCAGAGGGCTTGGCAACGCCTCGCTGCGGACAGCATCTCTCGTCGAGTTCAGGCTTTATCTTTGGATTAAAGTCAAAAcggagttggagaaagttgttcttaagaagttttcagatataggtgatgaaaacacacatttcaaaagtcacaacgctattttattgctttaagtagcctaatgttTTTAAAGTACGCATAAACGCGGCAGAATGTAGGCTACATCGCAACcttgtaagggataatgtagaggcagccggtagttatcgggaaataagccccgacagtgtgatcaggacccgacgcaaAGCGGAGGGttttgtatcacactgaaggggcttatttcccgataactaccggctgcctctacattatcccgcttattatacggctacttgtcacataagaaaaaaacagacatgaatatgaatttgaaacattttattggcatatttgttttaaattaaaatttgtatccttccgcgaaactttgcacagatgcataaaatgatcgtaataccttattaagatcctctgcttcatacttgtctgtctccatattttctcttttagccagtctttgagaagttttaatgctcattctgtatttttttgtgtgttggcttcgtagctgtcatgctctattttgacaagttcagtctcagtaagctctcggtgtcttgtcgtggttgtccagtgtttgtcacaagatggcgccaaacagtaatctttatttatctttattggcgcggagcgattttactcgtacaagtagtaccggctatgtgttattactttggagcggttattatttgaaaagaacgaacctgcaattgtctcaactgaccaatcagaatcaagcattccagagagccgtgtaataaaccTTAATAATGCATGATGCCACTGCCTTGCTTTTCATATTGTGTGTTTCTATTACGAGAATCATGTTCTGTGCatgtgcacaatgtatttttgcctcagattgagaaaatactacgattcaCGCGTTTACATGCGTACTTTTCTCCTGCGGATCGAATCACGGATCGGAGTACACCACCCCCTTCAATACAATCCAAATTTGCATCTGATCGTCCTCAATCATAttgattaaagtgtttacataaaggcttttcaatacgattgagccatcaatacgattactaacggattatttggttgcatgtaaacgtacctacTTTAAAGCACATAGGTTTTTGAGTGGACTTTAAGTTTCTGCTTCACGGGCAGTCTTATTTCAGCAAGACAAATAACTGAATCTTGACCTTACCTTTTAAGCTAACATTTCAGTTCATGCATAAgatcaaaacaaaaataaattatattttgaaatgagtttgcataataaacaaagcaatGTCCTAATGCAAAAATCTAAATGATCACGAATATAAAACTTTAAATGTATACTGCatgcaaaattattttcttttcagGTTTTAATATGACCAGGGAATGCTACTGGTATTTTGAAAGTAAGTGATGTTTTTGCCAATatatggtaacccatacttggaatgtgaTTTCTGCATTAAACCCATCCAGTAGTAGTGATACATGctttgctcaaggacacctcagTCACAGCCTGCCAGTCATGAGAATCAAACCAGCAACTGACCTTCACCACCTAGCCACCAGGCTACGACTGCCTTAAATGTATTTTGTTACAAAGAGTTTGCAATCATCTACACAGAGTACACAGAggctattttaaatatttttatatacatcCTTTTGGTAACAATTTAGTATGGGGAACACTTATTGAATATTAATTATGACTTTTGCCTCAGTAAACTTCCAATTTCCTGCTAATTAATAGCTTATAAGGTAGTTGTTGTAGCCATTAGGTTAAAGTATTGGATTTGGTTAAGGGAGGTACAATATGGTCATGCAGAACAAGGCATTATTATGTCCtttatatgtaagggataatgtagaggcagccggtagttatcgggaaataagccccgacagtgtgatcaggacccgacgcgaagcggagggtcttgtatcacactgaaggggcttatttcccgataactaccggctgcctctacattatcccgcttattacacggctacttgtcacataagaaaaaaaccgaatatgaatttgaaacattttattggcatattttttttaaattaacatttttatccttccgcgaaactttgcacagatgcataaaatgatcgtaataccttattaagatcctctgcttcatacttgtctgtctccattttttcctcttatagccagtctttgagaagttttaatgcccattctgtatttttttgtgtgttggcttcgtagctgtcatgctctattttgtcaagttcagtctcagtaagctctctgtgtcttgtcgtggttgtccagtgtttgtcacaagatggcgccaaacagtaatctttattgatctttattggtgcggagcgattttactcgtacaagtagtaccggctatgcgttattactttggagtggttattatttgaaaagaacgaacctgcaaatgtctcaactgaccaatcagaatcaagcattccagagcgCCGTGTAATAAGCACTAATAAACAACCAATATCTTTGCTAATAAGACACTAGTTAAAAGTGAGAATTGGTCCCtatactaaagtgttaccatttatTTCTTTGGTTTCATAATGaataaaacttttgtgtatctttttatgtaaaatatttgttttagtaCAGAAAAGGACAGATATTTGCTGCTTTTCTGTTTCTCTATGTACTTTGTCTTCGGATCTGCTTAATAAACTAATCTTTAGTAAACTAAAAAAGTTTGTACTCATTATGTTTGTTTCCAAAGACTTTTTCCTCTACAACTCAAATTTAATTGGATGTTGTTTCAGAGTTCTAGGTGCTCAGAGTGTTTGATCATAGCAACAGCAGAGGGCAGTATGGTGTCACACTATCGTATCAACGTGAACAGCGATATTAAAACCCTATTCCAGATGTTCAGTATTCTGTATATCTCGGTCTCATTTTATTGAGCACTCAGCATTCTGAACAAGCTGCATTTGGGTGGTTAGAGGAAGTCACAAATGCTATTGGAGTTTAGTGACGGGAGACcatactgtcaaaaagcaccgtccttcggatgagacgttaaaccgagggcctgtctgtggtcattaaaaatcccaggatgtctttTGAAAAAGAGCAGGGTGTGCCCTGGCAttctggccaaacttgcccgtTGGCCTACTTATCATCCCCCCATAGTAATTGGCTACATAACTctatctcctctccactaataagctggtgtgtggtgggcgttctggtgcaatatggctgccgttgcattatccaggtggatgctgcacattggtggtggttaaGGAGAATCGTTTTGAGTGCTGAGGAAAAGCGCTTATATAAATATAACGAATTATTATTATCTTGTTCGTTAACTAAGGTCTGTTTAGGTTACACATTTGTTTATTGTGGTGTGTAAGCATACTTTTATTACATATTaactaggggtgcaccgatcCGACTTTTTCATTCCCAATACCGATGCCTGGGCTTTGTGTATCTGTCGATACCCGATACCGATCCGATACTATTGAATTAATAATAAACTGTATACCTTCCACCTCACCTTCTTTGAAGAGACTAAAGGCACCAGTCTTTACTAACTTAACATAACTAAGACAAAATAACAGATGTTTGCAAAGTgttgaattattatttattaaaaaaacaattgtgCATTCAAATCTAAAATAGAATGTAAACAAACttttttgaataaataaaatgtagcaGTGGAAAAAAACTGTGTATTGGTCAAACATATAATAGTAATATGACCGTTACAATCACTGTAAACATCTGAATTCTTATGAATTTGTTATATAACAATTGTGCattcaaatataaaataaaatgtaataaaactcttaagttaaaataaataaaatgtagccacaagaaataaaacaatagtttTACAATAGTAATCAAACAGTAACCAAACAttgtaaacaaaaatataaagtgCAAAATCCTGCAAACAGGAATTTAAAATGCAACTAGCAGCTGAACCTTAGTAATAAACAAATGCTGAATAAACAAAGTTGGTCGAACAACAACTTGATCACACATGCAAATAATAATAACCAAACATTATAAACATGTAGTGCAGTGTCACACCATCATCACAAACTTGTGAATGCTCACTTAATCAGCAATGGCAAATTCTTTCTCATGAAGACAAGCATTTCTGCTCTCTCTACTGTAAGCCTACTTCTCTTTTCATCCACAATGTTAGAAACTGTGCTGAACACTCTCACTTTCCACACTAGTGCAGGGGGGCACAGAGGTATTTTGTGGCAGTGGCAGCAAGACAAGGTAATCTGTATTTGTTGACTCCCCAGTACTGGTATGGGTTGTCTGAGGTAGCAATGGTTTTCTCTGCAAGATATCCATGCAGTTGGACTGCAGGGCTTGAGCTGCTTGCTGCACCAGGATCTTCAGACTCCTCCACAATTTGCTCAAACTCTTGCATAAAGCTGCTCGGTGCTGCTGCTTCCACCCGAGGGAACTTTTCCTCTAGTTCCCCTGTCAGTGCATCTTTTGCACGCTTTGCAGATTGTGCACTTGTAAAGTatctgaaacaaaaaaatacaacataggTTAGGCTAAATGAAACACTTGATAACACAAAGAACCTGAggctagatagacagacagacagaccgaccgACCGACCGATCGATAGTTTTatctataaaataaattatatatctAACTTGTatcaattatataaagaatgtAAGCCTATATAATTTAGAttctaaatgtttaaatttacaGCATGGAATCTTATCAAATACAGTAGAAGTGTGGAGAGTAAGAAAACTATAATATAGACCTAATGTAATTAGTTAGGTTACATAATCTTACCTGTCTTTATATCTCGGGTCCAGCAGGGTGGCAAGTGCATATAGGGGTTCATCTTCCACAGTGTCGAAGCGTTTGTTGACAGCTTGAAGCAGggtttttttcattgttttgaTGCCAGTATCTGCATCGCCTTCTTTAGCAAGGATGCGTTTGAGGACGGTGACAGCTGGAATGACTTCAGCGGTGGAGGCAATCGATGAGCTTACGTTCCGTGTTAGCTCTTCAAATGGTGCTAAAACAATGCTTGTTTTTTCTAGCAAAACCCACTGGTTAGCGGTCAGTGTACTGGGCAGGTCATGGTCAGCAATGTAAGCACAGAGGACTCGCTTCTGTTCCAGAAGACACTGTATCATAGTACGTAGAATTCCACCTCGTTTGGACTTCTTGTTGCATTTGCATCTGAAGCTGGATATCCTGCAGCCTTGAATACGCAAGTGGAGAATGTTTAAAATGCCCCACAATTTGTCTACCGATTGCAATTGTCACAGGGTGacttagggcggaaccaaaaatggagaggagaggttccgcccggaca containing:
- the supt7l gene encoding STAGA complex 65 subunit gamma, translating into MKMMRYWGELPVASAPSGRSSFDLLQREFRQVEMQDPPLHQPSAHRPRPTTMLDIPSEPCSLTIHTVQLTQHARRLRGLIAAAQQSQQPLSTLSEPPGAFKPEDTDLLPPRPATPTVPDDLLPLDSKAPRQPFQLRHSDPESDFYKGKGEPVTELSWPSCRQLLYQSVATVLAHVGFESANESVLETLTDLVHEHYQRLTKLLRVAVDREACQGSTPFPDVVEQVFHEVGIGSVLALRRFWQVRIKDYHSYMVQVSKELSEEYERLVNPERALEESKPLKVKEEPVSDITFPLSEELEVDLASGDQTLPTGVIGTSSERLSGGLDEETAGNSSPLWHLTHVKMEPQDSEEGQVSGHGVLAGDVFEEGPMSAMTEAGIPPSPGGSEGSYVSHSPDSLMGTSPFTQRPKKRMRKV